Within the Naumovozyma castellii chromosome 1, complete genome genome, the region CAGCAACCATATCCATTTTTGGCAAAGGATATTCGATGCCGAAtgtcttttcaaaaaaggTTAAAGTTCTGGCAGATAAGTCCGCGGCAAATTTACCCAAGTGTTCATCACCTGGTGTAGAGTAGATTCTAACTGGCAATCTAAATTCATTGCTCTCTACATATCTCAAATCTGCTACTATGTAAGCGACTAAGTATGTCGACATCAGTGGGGTGGTATTGAACTTGGTAATCTTTTTACCGTTGATGATCTCTTCTGTCTTCACATCCATATTAGATAAATTGGTCAATTCTGGAGTAGAAATCAAAGTGATATCGAAAGTAGATTTCAACTTTGGTTCGTCAAAAGATGGGAACGCTCTTCTAGCATCAGTGGCTTCAAATTGAGTGGTAGCCATATATTTAACTTCCCCCGTCGATTTATCGGTATACTTGGCCCTATAGAACCCAGCCATTTGATCATTCAAGATCCCTGTAAATTTTGTCTgtaaaataaattcttcagtGCCTTGTTGGGCGATAGTACCCTTTgggaaaatgaattgaacaGTTTGGGCTTTGTCATCTACATTGATATCGGATGCAGgagtttcttcaatttttacTTCATGATACTTGATTTCCAAAGTGTTTAAAGTAAGGACATCAATGGTTGGGTCATTGATTCTTAATTTGATATTAGCTGACCCTTCAAATGTgaagtttttgaaatctgGTTCAAACGAAAGATCGTAATGCAGAGGGGTTACATTTGTTGGTAAGACCTCACGGTCAATTGGTTGACTAGTCATTATTATCCTGGTTTCAAGAAGTAGCAGGTGTTGGTGCCAGTATGTTATCAAATAGAAGACCAATTGAAGCTTGAAAGAGGATgagaggaagaggaagaagatcaattattcaatgcAGAAGCTATTCACCGATGGGAGAACGTGAAAAATGTGTCAAACtggaaagagaagaaaaatggtGTCAAAATGGAAACTCCATTACCCGCATATGTTACATAATCATTCTAAATCCATTACCATAGTCACTACTACGACTGActatttacaaaataatgCGTTTTTATTGAAGGATCTCTTGCTAAATGGTACCTCGAATGGCGAAATCCGTTCTTCTGACCACCTGATCCCAAGGCAAGAGATGCACTCTCCTTCTTTGGTATGATTACTAACCAGAGAAGGATCATCCGTACAAATTTAccatttttttgatttcctAAAGCCGCCGGCGCTAAGCGGAAATGCATGCCGagcatttgaaaaaatttgacACCTATTGTTCAGCTCATCTCATCGAGCCTCGAGGATAGTACACAACGTATTTAACACCCTGCAGGAGTCTCATTCATCAACAATTGAACCAGGTGCAGAGTACTTTAATCCAACGCCATGGCTAACACGAGTAGAAGCAATAGTTTAGCGATGAGttcaacaatttcaacTATTTCAAAAACGACGTACGATAATAGAGATAAGGCCACTGTGGAACACAACCATGCCAACAGTATCCAAGAAGGGTCTAACAAGGACTGTGAAAAGGGAAACTCAATTCCAATGCCGGTTGATTCCTGTTTTGAAGTGACATTCGACCGTGATGGTCCCGCTGACCCGGAAGATATTGCCAGACACCTTTCACTACTTCGCAAATACTATATATCTTCGTTAATCACCTTCACATCAATGGTGATCACcataatttcatcttgCTGGACATTTGTTTCACCAAAGATAATGTCCCATTTCCATATCTCCCACGAAGTAAGTATCCTCGGTATCACATTCTATATTTTCGGTCTGGGATTTGGCCCATTATTCCTCTCACCCATTAGTGAATTCTATGGTCGTCGCCCCACTTTCATCTTTTCTTTGACAGTTAGCATCATTTGGCAATGTCTTACCACATGGTCTCGTACTATTGAAGGTATGATGTTTGGTAGATTTCTAAGTGGCTTCTTTGGCAGCACATTTTTATCCGTAGCTGGTGGGAGTATTAgtgatatatttgataaagataGCATCACAGTCCCCATGGCAATCTATACCACATCAGCCATGTTGGGACCTGAACTTGGTCCCATTATCTCGGGTGCCCTTTACAAAGTTGATTATAAATGGACTTTTGTAACGTTATTAATTGCATCAGGTGTGTGTTTGGCACTAATAATCGTTACTGTCCCTGAAACATATGAAcccaaattattaataaagaaGGCACAAAGACTGAGAGAGGAAACTGGAGACGAAAGATGGGTTGCACCACTAGAGATTACTAAGAAGGAAACTAGTTTCATGTCATCTGTGTTTCTCTCATCAAAGAGACCTTTCTTATTGTTGGTACGTGATCCTATGATGGGGGTTCTTTGTTTCTATACGGGGCTAGTCCTGGCcattgtttatttgttcTTCGTCGCATTCCCAtacatattcaaaaaactATATGGATTCCACGAAATGGAAGTTGCATGTGCGTATATTGGCATGCTAGTGGGTATGTTAGTAGCATGTCCCacatcaataatttttcaaaagaggTACGAATTGAAAGTGAAAGCCAATAATGGTGAAAGGACGCCAGAAATGAGATTCGAACCATTATTCTATGGTGCATTCTTGAGTCCCGTCGGGTTGCTTATCTTTGCATGGACATGTTATTCACATGTCCATTGGATTGGCCCTATTATTGGAAGTGGTGTTTTCGGAACCGGTGTTTTCTTTGTATTTGTTGGTGTATTTAATTATACCGTGGATGCATACAGAAGATTCGCAGCTTCAGGGATGGCTTGTAATTCGTTTGTCCGTAGTACGATGAGTGGTGTTTTCCCATTATTCGGACTACAGATGTATGAAGGGATGGGTATTAATTGGGCTAGTTTCTTATTAGCCATGGTTACCATGCTGATGATTCCTGTCCCATTCTTGTTCACTAAGTACGGTGCATATCTAAGAGGTAAGTCTCCATATGCCTGGACAGATTGAATACTTTAGCATTGATAGATAAAAAAGCACATAATAACTAATAAAGAATTGTCCAATTTTAAGTACAAGAGGGTCAAAATGATATTACGTATTGGGCCAAATTCAACTCCGACATTACgtaaagtgaaaaattttctcttGTGTTTGCAACTTACTTGGCAAAATACCGTCTATAGAATACATATATTGTATAACAACTAGATCCATATCAATACAAATAGTATTACAAGAAAACaaccaaagaaaatgaCTGCTAGTATCCCCAAATTACTCTTCTTACACGGATTCCTACAAAATGGGAAGGTCTTCTCCGAGAAATCCTCAGGTATtagaaaattattgaaaaaggCAAACGTCCAATGTGATTACATCGATGGCCCTGtccaattggaaagaaaagacTTACCCTTCCAAATGGAAGACGACAAATGGCAAGCTACTTTAGATGCGCAAGTCAACAAAGCTTGGTTTTATCACAGTGAAATTTCTCATGAACTAGATCTTTCAGAATCTATCAAATACGTTTCGAGTTATATCAAGGAAAACGGACCATACGATGGTATTGTTGGATTTTCTCAAGGTGCTGCATTGAGTACTATTATCACTAATAAGATAACTGAGTTGGTCCCTGGTCATCCCGAATTTAAGGTCAGCGTTATTATTTCTGGTTACTCCTTCACCGAACCTGATCCAGAACACAAAGGTGAATTGAGAATCACggaaaaatataaagatgCATTCACTCCAATGAAGGATTCCAAGACAAagatcattttcatttatggTACTTCCGATCAAGCCGTTCCTGCAAAGAGATCTCAATATTTGTataacattttcaataaggCGCAAGGTGAAGGAAGTGATAGAgttaaattctttgaacACCCAGGTGGACACATGGTTCCAAACAAGAAGGACATCATTAGACCTGTGGTGGAAGAGATAACATCTGCGCTTGtataaatatatagataGATAATGGAAATAAGTTATGTAGACAATGACAACTTCTCCTCTTTCCCGCGAAAAATGCAAACACGCAATCGttaaaaacaaacaatattaGCTCGTTGTCATCATCGGTCATTCAATAGACTTCGAAACGGTAAAACATTTCACATATTCACCATTTTATTGCATTATATCATTTGCAACAATACAATCTTATTCAGATATATTACAAAGCGACAGCACTACGTGGTTGACTTCAAGTATTGACTACAATTTCACCCACATTTTTCATGCCTCCAATAAGTTACAAACCACTGTCACTGTCTGAAGACGAAATTCACACAACAGCTTCTAATGATAACCTGATAACACCGTCATTATCTAGGGATTCGATTCCTGAACCAACCCCTCAACGATCCTCATTGTTTCATAAGCCTTTATCTATACTCCGCAAATATGGTAAGTTCATAGGCCCAGGTTTAATGGTCTCGGTATCATATATGGATCCAGGTAATTATAGTACAGCTGTTGCTGCAGGTTCAGCGCACCGTTACAAGTTATTATTCTCTATTTTAGTATCCAATTTCATGGCTGCATTTTTCCAGTGTTTATGTGCAAAACTGGGTGCCGTCACAGGTTTAGATTTAGCTCAAAATTGTAAGAGACATTTGCCCCCAGGATTAAACATCACTCTTTATATCCTTGCAGAAATAGCTATTATAGCGACAGATTTGGCCGAAGTGGTTGGAACAGCCatatctttgaatattttattcgGAGTACCTCTAGCATTAGGTGTCGTATTAACTGTTATTGATGTTCTGATTGTGCTATTAGCATATAAGCCAGGAGGagatttaaaattaatcaGATACTTTGAAGCATTTGTTTCTCTTTTAGTTGTGCTAACCGTAGCATGTTTTAGTATAGAATTATTTTATGCTGATGTGGGATCCATGAAAGAAGTATTTTCAGGATTCTTACCAAGCAAAGCCGTCATTGACGGAGATGGATTATATTTAAGTTTAGCCATCCTAGGGGCTACAGTGATGCCTCATTCTTTATATTTAGGTTCTGGTGTGGTTCAACCCAGATTAAGAGATTATGATATTAAGAATGGTAATTATACACCAGATGAAATGGATATGGATAACAATCATGATAATTACAAACCTTCCTTTGATGCTATTAATGAAACATTACATTATACAGTGGcagaattattaatttcattatttacaGTCGcattatttgttaattGCGCCATATTGATCGTTTCAGGAGCTACACTTTATGGAACTACCCAAAATACCCAAGAAGctgatttattttccatttatgATCTATTGTGCTCCACTTTATCCAAGGGTGCAGGTACAATTTTCGTTCTagcattattattttctggTCAAAGTGCAGGTATTGTGTGCACATTAAGTGGACAGATGGTTAGTGAAGGATTCCTAAATTGGACCATTGCTCCAGCATTAAGAAGATCAGCCACGCGTGCAGTAGCCATCACACCATGTTTAATCCTAGTATTAGTTGCTGGGCGTAATGGATTATCTGGTGCCCTAAATGCATCCCAAGTGGTTTTATCATTGCTATTACCATTTGTATCGGCTCCCTTAATTTACTTTACTTGTAATAAAAACATTATGAAAGTACAATTGAACAGTAATAACAACTGCCAACATGATGCTCCACTTGCCCTAAAGATGGACGGGAACGGTGAAAACATCCCCATGTACAACTTGGGAACGTCAAGCGAGAGCAATGAAGTCGAGAGACAAGAACTAGAGGCACCTATCTATGAAGATATGAGCAATGGGATCTTAACCATGATTTGTGCCGTGTTGGTATGGCTACTGATCTCTGGTTTAAATTTTTACATGTTGATCAGCTTCTCGACCGGTCAAGACGTTCATTTCTAATAAATACGAAAAACATTTCTGCATAGtcatataaatataaacaTAGAGTTAGATATATATGGTTTATATGATATCATATATACCCTTTCTCATACACATTGGTGTTCTAGTCAAAATCGGTTTCTTTCAGGGATCGCTGCGGACGAGCCAATAGGAGCGGTAACTGCGAATCTCGCTTTATTTCGGCGTTTAAGCAAACTAGGGACTTTTATATAATACATGAAAAACAAGTAGACAGAAAACAAAACTGAAAAACAATAGTAGCATTTTTCGTGAACTCCTTTATTTAAGCAAGCCCAAGCAATCAGATAATTAATCCTCGAGATAATTTACAGAAAGCAACCTATCCCTACGCAATGTTATCAAGAACTTTATTCAGAACCCCTGCCATAAGTAGAACTTTATTGAGTAGCTCAAAATGTATGATGGTGAGAGCACCAAGACTTTGCTTGACGCAAATGAATCCACAACAGATAAGGAAATACTCTGCCATGGAGGATGAGGAAACTTTCGAGGAATTTACCGCCAGATACGAAAAGGAATTCGACGAAGCATACgatttatttgaagttCAAAGAGTCTTGAACAATTGTTTCTCCTACGATTTGGTTCCTGCACCAGctgttattgaaaaggcCTTAAGAGCTGCCAGAAGAGTAAATGACTTACCAACAGCTATTAGAGTTTTTGAAGCTTTGAAGTTCAAGGTGGAAACTGATGAACAATACAATGCTTAtttggatgaattaaaaGATGTTAGAAAGGAATTAGGTGTCCCATTGAAGGAAGAGTTGTTTACAGCAGGAAACGATCAAGGTACACATGCCTTTTAAAGATGTAAGATCGAAAAAAAGATCTAATTATTCTATTACCTATCCCTTTTTTACCATATactatattatttattccGAAATTATTATATCATGAAGACTTTATCACTATTAGTGTTACTATTACATCGTAAAAAATGTACATATGTTATG harbors:
- the SMF2 gene encoding divalent metal ion transporter SMF2 (ancestral locus Anc_5.282); amino-acid sequence: MPPISYKPLSLSEDEIHTTASNDNLITPSLSRDSIPEPTPQRSSLFHKPLSILRKYGKFIGPGLMVSVSYMDPGNYSTAVAAGSAHRYKLLFSILVSNFMAAFFQCLCAKLGAVTGLDLAQNCKRHLPPGLNITLYILAEIAIIATDLAEVVGTAISLNILFGVPLALGVVLTVIDVLIVLLAYKPGGDLKLIRYFEAFVSLLVVLTVACFSIELFYADVGSMKEVFSGFLPSKAVIDGDGLYLSLAILGATVMPHSLYLGSGVVQPRLRDYDIKNGNYTPDEMDMDNNHDNYKPSFDAINETLHYTVAELLISLFTVALFVNCAILIVSGATLYGTTQNTQEADLFSIYDLLCSTLSKGAGTIFVLALLFSGQSAGIVCTLSGQMVSEGFLNWTIAPALRRSATRAVAITPCLILVLVAGRNGLSGALNASQVVLSLLLPFVSAPLIYFTCNKNIMKVQLNSNNNCQHDAPLALKMDGNGENIPMYNLGTSSESNEVERQELEAPIYEDMSNGILTMICAVLVWLLISGLNFYMLISFSTGQDVHF
- the COX6 gene encoding cytochrome c oxidase subunit VI (ancestral locus Anc_5.280), which codes for MLSRTLFRTPAISRTLLSSSKCMMVRAPRLCLTQMNPQQIRKYSAMEDEETFEEFTARYEKEFDEAYDLFEVQRVLNNCFSYDLVPAPAVIEKALRAARRVNDLPTAIRVFEALKFKVETDEQYNAYLDELKDVRKELGVPLKEELFTAGNDQGTHAF
- the FSH1 gene encoding putative serine hydrolase (ancestral locus Anc_5.283) yields the protein MTASIPKLLFLHGFLQNGKVFSEKSSGIRKLLKKANVQCDYIDGPVQLERKDLPFQMEDDKWQATLDAQVNKAWFYHSEISHELDLSESIKYVSSYIKENGPYDGIVGFSQGAALSTIITNKITELVPGHPEFKVSVIISGYSFTEPDPEHKGELRITEKYKDAFTPMKDSKTKIIFIYGTSDQAVPAKRSQYLYNIFNKAQGEGSDRVKFFEHPGGHMVPNKKDIIRPVVEEITSALV
- the YHK8 gene encoding Yhk8p (ancestral locus Anc_5.284); translated protein: MANTSRSNSLAMSSTISTISKTTYDNRDKATVEHNHANSIQEGSNKDCEKGNSIPMPVDSCFEVTFDRDGPADPEDIARHLSLLRKYYISSLITFTSMVITIISSCWTFVSPKIMSHFHISHEVSILGITFYIFGLGFGPLFLSPISEFYGRRPTFIFSLTVSIIWQCLTTWSRTIEGMMFGRFLSGFFGSTFLSVAGGSISDIFDKDSITVPMAIYTTSAMLGPELGPIISGALYKVDYKWTFVTLLIASGVCLALIIVTVPETYEPKLLIKKAQRLREETGDERWVAPLEITKKETSFMSSVFLSSKRPFLLLVRDPMMGVLCFYTGLVLAIVYLFFVAFPYIFKKLYGFHEMEVACAYIGMLVGMLVACPTSIIFQKRYELKVKANNGERTPEMRFEPLFYGAFLSPVGLLIFAWTCYSHVHWIGPIIGSGVFGTGVFFVFVGVFNYTVDAYRRFAASGMACNSFVRSTMSGVFPLFGLQMYEGMGINWASFLLAMVTMLMIPVPFLFTKYGAYLRGKSPYAWTD